A genomic window from Macaca mulatta isolate MMU2019108-1 chromosome 19, T2T-MMU8v2.0, whole genome shotgun sequence includes:
- the DPF1 gene encoding zinc finger protein neuro-d4 isoform X4 codes for MGGLSARPTAGRTDPAGTCWGQDPGSKMATVIPGPLSLGEDFYREAIEHCRSYNARLCAERSLRLPFLDSQTGVAQNNCYIWMEKTHRGPGLAPGQIYTYPARCWRKKRRLNILEDPRLRPCEYKIDCEAPLKKEGGLPEGPVLEALLCAETGEKKIELKEEETIMDCQKQQLLEFPHDLEVEDLEDDIPRRKNRAKGKAYGIGGLRKRQDTASLEDRDKPYVCDICGKRYKNRPGLSYHYTHTHLAEEEGEENAERHALPFHRKNNHKQFYKELAWVPEAQRKHTAKKAPDGTVIPNGYCDFCLGGSKKTGCPEDLISCADCGRSGHPSCLQFTVNMTAAVRTYRWQCIECKSCSLCGTSENDGASWAGLTPQDQLLFCDDCDRGYHMYCLSPPMAEPPEGSWSCHLCLRHLKEKASAYITLT; via the exons ATGGGCGGCCTCAGCGCCCGCCCGACCGCTGGGAGGACCGACCCGGCGGGGACCTGCTGGGGGCAGGACCCGGGGAGCAAGATGGCCACTGTCATCCCTGGCCCCCTGAG CCTAGGCGAGGACTTCTACCGCGAGGCCATCGAGCACTGCCGCAGCTACAACGCGCGCCTGTGTGCGGAGCGCAGCCTGCGACTGCCCTTCCTCGACTCGCAGACCGGCGTGGCCCAGAACAACTGCTACATCTGGATGGAGAAGACCCACCGCGGGCCGG GTTTGGCCCCGGGACAGATTTACACGTACCCCGCCCGCTGTTGGAGGAAGAAACGGAGACTCAACATCCTGGAGGACCCCAGACTCAGGCCCTGCGAGTACAAGATCG ACTGTGAAGCACCCCTGAAGAAGGAGGGTGGCCTCCCTGAAGGGCCCGTCCTCGAGGCTCTGCTGTGTGCAGAGACGGGGGAGAAGAAGATTGAGCTGAAGGAGGAGGAGACCATTATGGACTGTCAG AAACAGCAGTTGCTGGAGTTTCCGCATGATCTCGAGGTGGAAGACTTGGAGGATGACATTCCCAGGAGGAagaacagggccaaaggaaag GCATATGGCATCGGGGGTCTTCGGAAACGCCAGGACACCGCTTCCCTGGAGGACCGAGACAAGCCGTATGTCTGTGATA TCTGTGGGAAACGGTATAAGAACCGGCCGGGGCTCAGCTACCACTACACCCACACCCACCTggctgaggaggagggggaggagaacgCCGAACGCCACGCCCTGCCCTTCCACCGGAAAAACAACCATAAAC AGTTTTACAAAGAATTGGCCTGGGTCCCTGAGGCACAAAGGAAACACACAG CCAAGAAGGCGCCCGACGGCACTGTCATCCCCAACGGCTACTGTGACTTCTGCCTGGGGGGCTCCAAGAAGACGGGGTGTCCCGAGGACCTCATCTCCTGTGCAGACTGTGGGCGATCAG GACACCCCTCGTGTTTACAATTCACGGTGAACATGACGGCAGCTGTGCGGACCTACCGCTGGCAGTGCATTGAGTGCAAATCCTGCAGCCTGTGCGGAACCTCCGAGAACGAC GGTGCCAGCTGGGCGGGTCTCACCCCCCAGGACCAGCTGCTGTTTTGTGACGACTGCGATCGGGGTTACCACATGtactgcctcagcccccccatGGCGGAGCCCCCGGAAG GGAGCTGGAGCTGTCACCTCTGTCTTCGGCACCTGAAGGAAAAGGCTTCTGCTTACATCACCCTCACCTAG
- the DPF1 gene encoding zinc finger protein neuro-d4 isoform X2 has translation MATAIQNPLKSLGEDFYREAIEHCRSYNARLCAERSLRLPFLDSQTGVAQNNCYIWMEKTHRGPGLAPGQIYTYPARCWRKKRRLNILEDPRLRPCEYKIDCEAPLKKEGGLPEGPVLEALLCAETGEKKIELKEEETIMDCQKQQLLEFPHDLEVEDLEDDIPRRKNRAKGKAYGIGGLRKRQDTASLEDRDKPYVCDICGKRYKNRPGLSYHYTHTHLAEEEGEENAERHALPFHRKNNHKQFYKELAWVPEAQRKHTAKKAPDGTVIPNGYCDFCLGGSKKTGCPEDLISCADCGRSGHPSCLQFTVNMTAAVRTYRWQCIECKSCSLCGTSENDDQLLFCDDCDRGYHMYCLSPPMAEPPEGSWSCHLCLRHLKEKASAYITLT, from the exons ATGGCTACCGCCATTCAGAACCCGCTCAAGTC CCTAGGCGAGGACTTCTACCGCGAGGCCATCGAGCACTGCCGCAGCTACAACGCGCGCCTGTGTGCGGAGCGCAGCCTGCGACTGCCCTTCCTCGACTCGCAGACCGGCGTGGCCCAGAACAACTGCTACATCTGGATGGAGAAGACCCACCGCGGGCCGG GTTTGGCCCCGGGACAGATTTACACGTACCCCGCCCGCTGTTGGAGGAAGAAACGGAGACTCAACATCCTGGAGGACCCCAGACTCAGGCCCTGCGAGTACAAGATCG ACTGTGAAGCACCCCTGAAGAAGGAGGGTGGCCTCCCTGAAGGGCCCGTCCTCGAGGCTCTGCTGTGTGCAGAGACGGGGGAGAAGAAGATTGAGCTGAAGGAGGAGGAGACCATTATGGACTGTCAG AAACAGCAGTTGCTGGAGTTTCCGCATGATCTCGAGGTGGAAGACTTGGAGGATGACATTCCCAGGAGGAagaacagggccaaaggaaag GCATATGGCATCGGGGGTCTTCGGAAACGCCAGGACACCGCTTCCCTGGAGGACCGAGACAAGCCGTATGTCTGTGATA TCTGTGGGAAACGGTATAAGAACCGGCCGGGGCTCAGCTACCACTACACCCACACCCACCTggctgaggaggagggggaggagaacgCCGAACGCCACGCCCTGCCCTTCCACCGGAAAAACAACCATAAAC AGTTTTACAAAGAATTGGCCTGGGTCCCTGAGGCACAAAGGAAACACACAG CCAAGAAGGCGCCCGACGGCACTGTCATCCCCAACGGCTACTGTGACTTCTGCCTGGGGGGCTCCAAGAAGACGGGGTGTCCCGAGGACCTCATCTCCTGTGCAGACTGTGGGCGATCAG GACACCCCTCGTGTTTACAATTCACGGTGAACATGACGGCAGCTGTGCGGACCTACCGCTGGCAGTGCATTGAGTGCAAATCCTGCAGCCTGTGCGGAACCTCCGAGAACGAC GACCAGCTGCTGTTTTGTGACGACTGCGATCGGGGTTACCACATGtactgcctcagcccccccatGGCGGAGCCCCCGGAAG GGAGCTGGAGCTGTCACCTCTGTCTTCGGCACCTGAAGGAAAAGGCTTCTGCTTACATCACCCTCACCTAG
- the DPF1 gene encoding zinc finger protein neuro-d4 isoform X1, whose amino-acid sequence MATAIQNPLKSLGEDFYREAIEHCRSYNARLCAERSLRLPFLDSQTGVAQNNCYIWMEKTHRGPGLAPGQIYTYPARCWRKKRRLNILEDPRLRPCEYKIDCEAPLKKEGGLPEGPVLEALLCAETGEKKIELKEEETIMDCQKQQLLEFPHDLEVEDLEDDIPRRKNRAKGKAYGIGGLRKRQDTASLEDRDKPYVCDICGKRYKNRPGLSYHYTHTHLAEEEGEENAERHALPFHRKNNHKQFYKELAWVPEAQRKHTAKKAPDGTVIPNGYCDFCLGGSKKTGCPEDLISCADCGRSGHPSCLQFTVNMTAAVRTYRWQCIECKSCSLCGTSENDGASWAGLTPQDQLLFCDDCDRGYHMYCLSPPMAEPPEGSWSCHLCLRHLKEKASAYITLT is encoded by the exons ATGGCTACCGCCATTCAGAACCCGCTCAAGTC CCTAGGCGAGGACTTCTACCGCGAGGCCATCGAGCACTGCCGCAGCTACAACGCGCGCCTGTGTGCGGAGCGCAGCCTGCGACTGCCCTTCCTCGACTCGCAGACCGGCGTGGCCCAGAACAACTGCTACATCTGGATGGAGAAGACCCACCGCGGGCCGG GTTTGGCCCCGGGACAGATTTACACGTACCCCGCCCGCTGTTGGAGGAAGAAACGGAGACTCAACATCCTGGAGGACCCCAGACTCAGGCCCTGCGAGTACAAGATCG ACTGTGAAGCACCCCTGAAGAAGGAGGGTGGCCTCCCTGAAGGGCCCGTCCTCGAGGCTCTGCTGTGTGCAGAGACGGGGGAGAAGAAGATTGAGCTGAAGGAGGAGGAGACCATTATGGACTGTCAG AAACAGCAGTTGCTGGAGTTTCCGCATGATCTCGAGGTGGAAGACTTGGAGGATGACATTCCCAGGAGGAagaacagggccaaaggaaag GCATATGGCATCGGGGGTCTTCGGAAACGCCAGGACACCGCTTCCCTGGAGGACCGAGACAAGCCGTATGTCTGTGATA TCTGTGGGAAACGGTATAAGAACCGGCCGGGGCTCAGCTACCACTACACCCACACCCACCTggctgaggaggagggggaggagaacgCCGAACGCCACGCCCTGCCCTTCCACCGGAAAAACAACCATAAAC AGTTTTACAAAGAATTGGCCTGGGTCCCTGAGGCACAAAGGAAACACACAG CCAAGAAGGCGCCCGACGGCACTGTCATCCCCAACGGCTACTGTGACTTCTGCCTGGGGGGCTCCAAGAAGACGGGGTGTCCCGAGGACCTCATCTCCTGTGCAGACTGTGGGCGATCAG GACACCCCTCGTGTTTACAATTCACGGTGAACATGACGGCAGCTGTGCGGACCTACCGCTGGCAGTGCATTGAGTGCAAATCCTGCAGCCTGTGCGGAACCTCCGAGAACGAC GGTGCCAGCTGGGCGGGTCTCACCCCCCAGGACCAGCTGCTGTTTTGTGACGACTGCGATCGGGGTTACCACATGtactgcctcagcccccccatGGCGGAGCCCCCGGAAG GGAGCTGGAGCTGTCACCTCTGTCTTCGGCACCTGAAGGAAAAGGCTTCTGCTTACATCACCCTCACCTAG
- the DPF1 gene encoding zinc finger protein neuro-d4 isoform X17: MEKTHRGPGLAPGQIYTYPARCWRKKRRLNILEDPRLRPCEYKIDCEAPLKKEGGLPEGPVLEALLCAETGEKKIELKEEETIMDCQKQQLLEFPHDLEVEDLEDDIPRRKNRAKGKAYGIGGLRKRQDTASLEDRDKPYVCDICGKRYKNRPGLSYHYTHTHLAEEEGEENAERHALPFHRKNNHKPKKAPDGTVIPNGYCDFCLGGSKKTGCPEDLISCADCGRSGHPSCLQFTVNMTAAVRTYRWQCIECKSCSLCGTSENDDQLLFCDDCDRGYHMYCLSPPMAEPPEGSWSCHLCLRHLKEKASAYITLT; encoded by the exons ATGGAGAAGACCCACCGCGGGCCGG GTTTGGCCCCGGGACAGATTTACACGTACCCCGCCCGCTGTTGGAGGAAGAAACGGAGACTCAACATCCTGGAGGACCCCAGACTCAGGCCCTGCGAGTACAAGATCG ACTGTGAAGCACCCCTGAAGAAGGAGGGTGGCCTCCCTGAAGGGCCCGTCCTCGAGGCTCTGCTGTGTGCAGAGACGGGGGAGAAGAAGATTGAGCTGAAGGAGGAGGAGACCATTATGGACTGTCAG AAACAGCAGTTGCTGGAGTTTCCGCATGATCTCGAGGTGGAAGACTTGGAGGATGACATTCCCAGGAGGAagaacagggccaaaggaaag GCATATGGCATCGGGGGTCTTCGGAAACGCCAGGACACCGCTTCCCTGGAGGACCGAGACAAGCCGTATGTCTGTGATA TCTGTGGGAAACGGTATAAGAACCGGCCGGGGCTCAGCTACCACTACACCCACACCCACCTggctgaggaggagggggaggagaacgCCGAACGCCACGCCCTGCCCTTCCACCGGAAAAACAACCATAAAC CCAAGAAGGCGCCCGACGGCACTGTCATCCCCAACGGCTACTGTGACTTCTGCCTGGGGGGCTCCAAGAAGACGGGGTGTCCCGAGGACCTCATCTCCTGTGCAGACTGTGGGCGATCAG GACACCCCTCGTGTTTACAATTCACGGTGAACATGACGGCAGCTGTGCGGACCTACCGCTGGCAGTGCATTGAGTGCAAATCCTGCAGCCTGTGCGGAACCTCCGAGAACGAC GACCAGCTGCTGTTTTGTGACGACTGCGATCGGGGTTACCACATGtactgcctcagcccccccatGGCGGAGCCCCCGGAAG GGAGCTGGAGCTGTCACCTCTGTCTTCGGCACCTGAAGGAAAAGGCTTCTGCTTACATCACCCTCACCTAG
- the DPF1 gene encoding zinc finger protein neuro-d4 isoform X15, protein MEKTHRGPGLAPGQIYTYPARCWRKKRRLNILEDPRLRPCEYKIDCEAPLKKEGGLPEGPVLEALLCAETGEKKIELKEEETIMDCQKQQLLEFPHDLEVEDLEDDIPRRKNRAKGKAYGIGGLRKRQDTASLEDRDKPYVCDICGKRYKNRPGLSYHYTHTHLAEEEGEENAERHALPFHRKNNHKQFYKELAWVPEAQRKHTAKKAPDGTVIPNGYCDFCLGGSKKTGCPEDLISCADCGRSGHPSCLQFTVNMTAAVRTYRWQCIECKSCSLCGTSENDDQLLFCDDCDRGYHMYCLSPPMAEPPEGSWSCHLCLRHLKEKASAYITLT, encoded by the exons ATGGAGAAGACCCACCGCGGGCCGG GTTTGGCCCCGGGACAGATTTACACGTACCCCGCCCGCTGTTGGAGGAAGAAACGGAGACTCAACATCCTGGAGGACCCCAGACTCAGGCCCTGCGAGTACAAGATCG ACTGTGAAGCACCCCTGAAGAAGGAGGGTGGCCTCCCTGAAGGGCCCGTCCTCGAGGCTCTGCTGTGTGCAGAGACGGGGGAGAAGAAGATTGAGCTGAAGGAGGAGGAGACCATTATGGACTGTCAG AAACAGCAGTTGCTGGAGTTTCCGCATGATCTCGAGGTGGAAGACTTGGAGGATGACATTCCCAGGAGGAagaacagggccaaaggaaag GCATATGGCATCGGGGGTCTTCGGAAACGCCAGGACACCGCTTCCCTGGAGGACCGAGACAAGCCGTATGTCTGTGATA TCTGTGGGAAACGGTATAAGAACCGGCCGGGGCTCAGCTACCACTACACCCACACCCACCTggctgaggaggagggggaggagaacgCCGAACGCCACGCCCTGCCCTTCCACCGGAAAAACAACCATAAAC AGTTTTACAAAGAATTGGCCTGGGTCCCTGAGGCACAAAGGAAACACACAG CCAAGAAGGCGCCCGACGGCACTGTCATCCCCAACGGCTACTGTGACTTCTGCCTGGGGGGCTCCAAGAAGACGGGGTGTCCCGAGGACCTCATCTCCTGTGCAGACTGTGGGCGATCAG GACACCCCTCGTGTTTACAATTCACGGTGAACATGACGGCAGCTGTGCGGACCTACCGCTGGCAGTGCATTGAGTGCAAATCCTGCAGCCTGTGCGGAACCTCCGAGAACGAC GACCAGCTGCTGTTTTGTGACGACTGCGATCGGGGTTACCACATGtactgcctcagcccccccatGGCGGAGCCCCCGGAAG GGAGCTGGAGCTGTCACCTCTGTCTTCGGCACCTGAAGGAAAAGGCTTCTGCTTACATCACCCTCACCTAG
- the DPF1 gene encoding zinc finger protein neuro-d4 isoform X11 — protein MGGLSARPTAGRTDPAGTCWGQDPGSKMATVIPGPLRCLGEDFYREAIEHCRSYNARLCAERSLRLPFLDSQTGVAQNNCYIWMEKTHRGPGLAPGQIYTYPARCWRKKRRLNILEDPRLRPCEYKIDCEAPLKKEGGLPEGPVLEALLCAETGEKKIELKEEETIMDCQKQQLLEFPHDLEVEDLEDDIPRRKNRAKGKAYGIGGLRKRQDTASLEDRDKPYVCDICGKRYKNRPGLSYHYTHTHLAEEEGEENAERHALPFHRKNNHKPKKAPDGTVIPNGYCDFCLGGSKKTGCPEDLISCADCGRSGHPSCLQFTVNMTAAVRTYRWQCIECKSCSLCGTSENDDQLLFCDDCDRGYHMYCLSPPMAEPPEGSWSCHLCLRHLKEKASAYITLT, from the exons ATGGGCGGCCTCAGCGCCCGCCCGACCGCTGGGAGGACCGACCCGGCGGGGACCTGCTGGGGGCAGGACCCGGGGAGCAAGATGGCCACTGTCATCCCTGGCCCCCTGAGGTG CCTAGGCGAGGACTTCTACCGCGAGGCCATCGAGCACTGCCGCAGCTACAACGCGCGCCTGTGTGCGGAGCGCAGCCTGCGACTGCCCTTCCTCGACTCGCAGACCGGCGTGGCCCAGAACAACTGCTACATCTGGATGGAGAAGACCCACCGCGGGCCGG GTTTGGCCCCGGGACAGATTTACACGTACCCCGCCCGCTGTTGGAGGAAGAAACGGAGACTCAACATCCTGGAGGACCCCAGACTCAGGCCCTGCGAGTACAAGATCG ACTGTGAAGCACCCCTGAAGAAGGAGGGTGGCCTCCCTGAAGGGCCCGTCCTCGAGGCTCTGCTGTGTGCAGAGACGGGGGAGAAGAAGATTGAGCTGAAGGAGGAGGAGACCATTATGGACTGTCAG AAACAGCAGTTGCTGGAGTTTCCGCATGATCTCGAGGTGGAAGACTTGGAGGATGACATTCCCAGGAGGAagaacagggccaaaggaaag GCATATGGCATCGGGGGTCTTCGGAAACGCCAGGACACCGCTTCCCTGGAGGACCGAGACAAGCCGTATGTCTGTGATA TCTGTGGGAAACGGTATAAGAACCGGCCGGGGCTCAGCTACCACTACACCCACACCCACCTggctgaggaggagggggaggagaacgCCGAACGCCACGCCCTGCCCTTCCACCGGAAAAACAACCATAAAC CCAAGAAGGCGCCCGACGGCACTGTCATCCCCAACGGCTACTGTGACTTCTGCCTGGGGGGCTCCAAGAAGACGGGGTGTCCCGAGGACCTCATCTCCTGTGCAGACTGTGGGCGATCAG GACACCCCTCGTGTTTACAATTCACGGTGAACATGACGGCAGCTGTGCGGACCTACCGCTGGCAGTGCATTGAGTGCAAATCCTGCAGCCTGTGCGGAACCTCCGAGAACGAC GACCAGCTGCTGTTTTGTGACGACTGCGATCGGGGTTACCACATGtactgcctcagcccccccatGGCGGAGCCCCCGGAAG GGAGCTGGAGCTGTCACCTCTGTCTTCGGCACCTGAAGGAAAAGGCTTCTGCTTACATCACCCTCACCTAG
- the DPF1 gene encoding zinc finger protein neuro-d4 isoform X9, with product MATAIQNPLKSLGEDFYREAIEHCRSYNARLCAERSLRLPFLDSQTGVAQNNCYIWMEKTHRGPGLAPGQIYTYPARCWRKKRRLNILEDPRLRPCEYKIDCEAPLKKEGGLPEGPVLEALLCAETGEKKIELKEEETIMDCQKQQLLEFPHDLEVEDLEDDIPRRKNRAKGKAYGIGGLRKRQDTASLEDRDKPYVCDICGKRYKNRPGLSYHYTHTHLAEEEGEENAERHALPFHRKNNHKPKKAPDGTVIPNGYCDFCLGGSKKTGCPEDLISCADCGRSGHPSCLQFTVNMTAAVRTYRWQCIECKSCSLCGTSENDDQLLFCDDCDRGYHMYCLSPPMAEPPEGSWSCHLCLRHLKEKASAYITLT from the exons ATGGCTACCGCCATTCAGAACCCGCTCAAGTC CCTAGGCGAGGACTTCTACCGCGAGGCCATCGAGCACTGCCGCAGCTACAACGCGCGCCTGTGTGCGGAGCGCAGCCTGCGACTGCCCTTCCTCGACTCGCAGACCGGCGTGGCCCAGAACAACTGCTACATCTGGATGGAGAAGACCCACCGCGGGCCGG GTTTGGCCCCGGGACAGATTTACACGTACCCCGCCCGCTGTTGGAGGAAGAAACGGAGACTCAACATCCTGGAGGACCCCAGACTCAGGCCCTGCGAGTACAAGATCG ACTGTGAAGCACCCCTGAAGAAGGAGGGTGGCCTCCCTGAAGGGCCCGTCCTCGAGGCTCTGCTGTGTGCAGAGACGGGGGAGAAGAAGATTGAGCTGAAGGAGGAGGAGACCATTATGGACTGTCAG AAACAGCAGTTGCTGGAGTTTCCGCATGATCTCGAGGTGGAAGACTTGGAGGATGACATTCCCAGGAGGAagaacagggccaaaggaaag GCATATGGCATCGGGGGTCTTCGGAAACGCCAGGACACCGCTTCCCTGGAGGACCGAGACAAGCCGTATGTCTGTGATA TCTGTGGGAAACGGTATAAGAACCGGCCGGGGCTCAGCTACCACTACACCCACACCCACCTggctgaggaggagggggaggagaacgCCGAACGCCACGCCCTGCCCTTCCACCGGAAAAACAACCATAAAC CCAAGAAGGCGCCCGACGGCACTGTCATCCCCAACGGCTACTGTGACTTCTGCCTGGGGGGCTCCAAGAAGACGGGGTGTCCCGAGGACCTCATCTCCTGTGCAGACTGTGGGCGATCAG GACACCCCTCGTGTTTACAATTCACGGTGAACATGACGGCAGCTGTGCGGACCTACCGCTGGCAGTGCATTGAGTGCAAATCCTGCAGCCTGTGCGGAACCTCCGAGAACGAC GACCAGCTGCTGTTTTGTGACGACTGCGATCGGGGTTACCACATGtactgcctcagcccccccatGGCGGAGCCCCCGGAAG GGAGCTGGAGCTGTCACCTCTGTCTTCGGCACCTGAAGGAAAAGGCTTCTGCTTACATCACCCTCACCTAG
- the DPF1 gene encoding zinc finger protein neuro-d4 isoform X12, translating into MGGLSARPTAGRTDPAGTCWGQDPGSKMATVIPGPLSLGEDFYREAIEHCRSYNARLCAERSLRLPFLDSQTGVAQNNCYIWMEKTHRGPGLAPGQIYTYPARCWRKKRRLNILEDPRLRPCEYKIDCEAPLKKEGGLPEGPVLEALLCAETGEKKIELKEEETIMDCQKQQLLEFPHDLEVEDLEDDIPRRKNRAKGKAYGIGGLRKRQDTASLEDRDKPYVCDICGKRYKNRPGLSYHYTHTHLAEEEGEENAERHALPFHRKNNHKPKKAPDGTVIPNGYCDFCLGGSKKTGCPEDLISCADCGRSGHPSCLQFTVNMTAAVRTYRWQCIECKSCSLCGTSENDDQLLFCDDCDRGYHMYCLSPPMAEPPEGSWSCHLCLRHLKEKASAYITLT; encoded by the exons ATGGGCGGCCTCAGCGCCCGCCCGACCGCTGGGAGGACCGACCCGGCGGGGACCTGCTGGGGGCAGGACCCGGGGAGCAAGATGGCCACTGTCATCCCTGGCCCCCTGAG CCTAGGCGAGGACTTCTACCGCGAGGCCATCGAGCACTGCCGCAGCTACAACGCGCGCCTGTGTGCGGAGCGCAGCCTGCGACTGCCCTTCCTCGACTCGCAGACCGGCGTGGCCCAGAACAACTGCTACATCTGGATGGAGAAGACCCACCGCGGGCCGG GTTTGGCCCCGGGACAGATTTACACGTACCCCGCCCGCTGTTGGAGGAAGAAACGGAGACTCAACATCCTGGAGGACCCCAGACTCAGGCCCTGCGAGTACAAGATCG ACTGTGAAGCACCCCTGAAGAAGGAGGGTGGCCTCCCTGAAGGGCCCGTCCTCGAGGCTCTGCTGTGTGCAGAGACGGGGGAGAAGAAGATTGAGCTGAAGGAGGAGGAGACCATTATGGACTGTCAG AAACAGCAGTTGCTGGAGTTTCCGCATGATCTCGAGGTGGAAGACTTGGAGGATGACATTCCCAGGAGGAagaacagggccaaaggaaag GCATATGGCATCGGGGGTCTTCGGAAACGCCAGGACACCGCTTCCCTGGAGGACCGAGACAAGCCGTATGTCTGTGATA TCTGTGGGAAACGGTATAAGAACCGGCCGGGGCTCAGCTACCACTACACCCACACCCACCTggctgaggaggagggggaggagaacgCCGAACGCCACGCCCTGCCCTTCCACCGGAAAAACAACCATAAAC CCAAGAAGGCGCCCGACGGCACTGTCATCCCCAACGGCTACTGTGACTTCTGCCTGGGGGGCTCCAAGAAGACGGGGTGTCCCGAGGACCTCATCTCCTGTGCAGACTGTGGGCGATCAG GACACCCCTCGTGTTTACAATTCACGGTGAACATGACGGCAGCTGTGCGGACCTACCGCTGGCAGTGCATTGAGTGCAAATCCTGCAGCCTGTGCGGAACCTCCGAGAACGAC GACCAGCTGCTGTTTTGTGACGACTGCGATCGGGGTTACCACATGtactgcctcagcccccccatGGCGGAGCCCCCGGAAG GGAGCTGGAGCTGTCACCTCTGTCTTCGGCACCTGAAGGAAAAGGCTTCTGCTTACATCACCCTCACCTAG
- the DPF1 gene encoding zinc finger protein neuro-d4 isoform X8, with product MGGLSARPTAGRTDPAGTCWGQDPGSKMATVIPGPLSLGEDFYREAIEHCRSYNARLCAERSLRLPFLDSQTGVAQNNCYIWMEKTHRGPGLAPGQIYTYPARCWRKKRRLNILEDPRLRPCEYKIDCEAPLKKEGGLPEGPVLEALLCAETGEKKIELKEEETIMDCQQLLEFPHDLEVEDLEDDIPRRKNRAKGKAYGIGGLRKRQDTASLEDRDKPYVCDICGKRYKNRPGLSYHYTHTHLAEEEGEENAERHALPFHRKNNHKQFYKELAWVPEAQRKHTAKKAPDGTVIPNGYCDFCLGGSKKTGCPEDLISCADCGRSGHPSCLQFTVNMTAAVRTYRWQCIECKSCSLCGTSENDDQLLFCDDCDRGYHMYCLSPPMAEPPEGSWSCHLCLRHLKEKASAYITLT from the exons ATGGGCGGCCTCAGCGCCCGCCCGACCGCTGGGAGGACCGACCCGGCGGGGACCTGCTGGGGGCAGGACCCGGGGAGCAAGATGGCCACTGTCATCCCTGGCCCCCTGAG CCTAGGCGAGGACTTCTACCGCGAGGCCATCGAGCACTGCCGCAGCTACAACGCGCGCCTGTGTGCGGAGCGCAGCCTGCGACTGCCCTTCCTCGACTCGCAGACCGGCGTGGCCCAGAACAACTGCTACATCTGGATGGAGAAGACCCACCGCGGGCCGG GTTTGGCCCCGGGACAGATTTACACGTACCCCGCCCGCTGTTGGAGGAAGAAACGGAGACTCAACATCCTGGAGGACCCCAGACTCAGGCCCTGCGAGTACAAGATCG ACTGTGAAGCACCCCTGAAGAAGGAGGGTGGCCTCCCTGAAGGGCCCGTCCTCGAGGCTCTGCTGTGTGCAGAGACGGGGGAGAAGAAGATTGAGCTGAAGGAGGAGGAGACCATTATGGACTGTCAG CAGTTGCTGGAGTTTCCGCATGATCTCGAGGTGGAAGACTTGGAGGATGACATTCCCAGGAGGAagaacagggccaaaggaaag GCATATGGCATCGGGGGTCTTCGGAAACGCCAGGACACCGCTTCCCTGGAGGACCGAGACAAGCCGTATGTCTGTGATA TCTGTGGGAAACGGTATAAGAACCGGCCGGGGCTCAGCTACCACTACACCCACACCCACCTggctgaggaggagggggaggagaacgCCGAACGCCACGCCCTGCCCTTCCACCGGAAAAACAACCATAAAC AGTTTTACAAAGAATTGGCCTGGGTCCCTGAGGCACAAAGGAAACACACAG CCAAGAAGGCGCCCGACGGCACTGTCATCCCCAACGGCTACTGTGACTTCTGCCTGGGGGGCTCCAAGAAGACGGGGTGTCCCGAGGACCTCATCTCCTGTGCAGACTGTGGGCGATCAG GACACCCCTCGTGTTTACAATTCACGGTGAACATGACGGCAGCTGTGCGGACCTACCGCTGGCAGTGCATTGAGTGCAAATCCTGCAGCCTGTGCGGAACCTCCGAGAACGAC GACCAGCTGCTGTTTTGTGACGACTGCGATCGGGGTTACCACATGtactgcctcagcccccccatGGCGGAGCCCCCGGAAG GGAGCTGGAGCTGTCACCTCTGTCTTCGGCACCTGAAGGAAAAGGCTTCTGCTTACATCACCCTCACCTAG